ATCGGCTCGAGGAACGGATAGACCTCCTGGATCGGTCGGGCCGCCGCGATGCCGAAGATCGGAATCTGACGGATTTCCTCGTTGAATTCGGTCACCATGTAGTACGGCGGAAGCAGCGAGAGAAAGATCAGGACGACGTCGACGGGAGTGATGCGGCTGAGTTCGGGATCGACGAACGCCCAGCGAGCGCCGTCACCGAGTCGTTCGACGACCCGCGTCGCGGCGCTGTCCGGCCCGAACCGTCGGCGAACTTCGGGCTCGATCGCGCCGAGTCGGCGGGCGACGAACCCGTCTCCGCGGCTTCCCGGAAACAGCAGGAACGCGAGGACCAGCGCGAACGTCACGTGGATCGCGTTGATCTGTAGTTGCTGGAGCGAAACGATCTGGAACTCCCCGACGAGCGGAAGCGTCCCGCCGAACTGGCGGCCGCGGGCGGCGAGCCACAGCTGGAACGCCGAGAAGGCGATACCGATCAGGGCGACGAGGCCGGCCGTCAGCCCGCGGTGCGACCGGCGACGTTCGACCTCCTGTAGAATTTCTTCCTGTTCTTCGTCCGAGAGTGCGTCCGTGTCAGGCGTATCTACGCTCATGTCTGTCAGGAGTGAATAACAGTCGAATCAGTGGTGAGTACCGGTTCGGACCGATGGTCGATCGATAGCAGGTCCGAGAGCCGATCGGTCGGGCCTCGCTCGGTCACCGAGATGATCACCGAACCGTCGGAAAGTGCGACCAGATCGTACCGGTCGTCGCCGACGACGAGTTCGTGACCCGGGATCGGCCTCGGTGCGACGGGGACTTCGGCGTACGATTCGTTCAGCGGGAGGACGAACCCCTCGTCGGTATGTTCGATCGGTGCGTCGGACGGCAGACCGGCCCCGTGAGAGTGAAAGACCATCCGGTCCATTCGAAGTTCCGTCCCGTCGACGACGTAGACGTCCTCGACCGTCGTCTTCTCTACGCTGTGCGTGTACGACAGCGTCACTTCGGTTCCGTCTTCGACGGGCCGTTCGAGCAGTCTATCTCCCGACTCGGCGTCGGCGACGACGAGGGTCCGGTCCGCCGAGACGGTCGCGACCGCAGCCGCCGTGGCTGCCGTTGCTACCAGAAGGGCGAGAACGGCGACGACGAACTGCCGGCGAGATGGTCGGGACACGATCCAGAGATGAGGCACGTCCGGGTGTCAGTTGAAGTACGCGTCGGCACCCGGGTGAAGGTCGATCGGCATGCCGTCCTGTGCCGACTCGGCGTCGATGAAGTCCGCTTTCTGCGTGATGTCGTCGGTGTTCTCGAAGATGGCCTCGGTCACTTCTTCGACGATGCCCTCGTCGAGCCCCTCGTGCGTGGCGATCATCGCCTGGACGGAGACGGTCTCGACGTCTTCGTCGACGCCGCCGTAGGTGCCGGACGGGATGGTGTCGTCCGCGAACCACTCGGCGTCGCCCTTGATGCTCTCGCGGAGGTCCCCGGAGACTTCCACCAGCGAGATGTCCGAGGTCGTCGCGAGTTCTTCGATCGATCCGACCGGCCAACCGCCGACGACGAAGGCGGCGTCGACGTCGCCGTCGCGGATCTGATCGGCCGCCGTCGCGAAGTCGGAGTTCTGTTCGTCGAAGTCGCCCTCCTCAAGGCCGGCCGTCGAGAGGATCTGCAGGGCGTTGACCTGCGTCCCGCTCCCGAGGTCGCCCGTGTTGACCGACGCGCCCTCGAGGTCCTCGACCGTCTCGATCCCGGAGTCGGCCTGGGTGATGACGTGGATCGTCTCGGGGTACAGCGTGGCGACGCCCCGGATGTTCTCCATCGCGTTCCCTTCGAACTCCTCGAGGCCGGTTCCGTTGACCGCGAAGTACGCGATGTCGTTCTGGATCAGCGCGAAATCGGCCTCCTCGCGGGCGAGACTGCCGACGTTCGCGACGCTCGCACCGGTCGACTGGACCTGCAGCCCGTGCGGCGTGTTCTCTTCGACGATGCTCTTGAAGTCGCCCGACAGCGGGTAGTACGTGCCGCCCGTTCCGCCGGCGTGCCACGAGAGAGTCTGGCCACCCTCGTCCGGATTGGCCCCTTCGTCGTCACCGTTCTCGTCGCCGTCTTCGACGGCGTCCTCGCCGATACATCCGGCCAGACCGGCGATTCCAGCAGCCCCACTCAACGCGACAAACTGACGCCTCTTGATATGACGAACCATGCCTGCAATATAATGCACATCAATTAATAGGTGCTTCGATGTTCAACCGTAAACGGAATTATTATGCCAGAAATAAAAAAATATAGGGATGAATTTATCAGACGATCTCGGCGACCCCGTGCCCGGCTCCAGTCGGCAGAATAATCCGTCACGGGTTGCAGAATGTGGGTATGAACCGGATCGAGGCAGCCGACTATCACGACATCGCCCGCGTCGCGGATCCACAGCTATCGCCCAACGACGAGCGCGTCGCGTTCGTTCGACGGGCGTCCGAGGACGGGGACGACGAGGCAACGATCTTCGTCGTCCCGCTCGGTGGCGACGAACCCACGCAGTACACCGCGAGCGAGGGGGTCGATAGCCACCCGCGCTGGCACCCGGACGGCGACTGGCTCGCGTTCGTCAGCACCCGTGGCGAGGACGACGATCGCCAGCAACTCCACCTGCTCCCCACCGACGGCGGCGAGGCGCGACGGGTCACGTCCGTCGTCGGCGGCATCGGCGACCTCGCGTGGAACCCGGACGGCTCCCGGCTGCTGTTCACCCAGGCGGTAACCGCGGACGATCGGAATGCCGGTCGCGACCGCGCGGTCGATCCCGACTTCGAACCCGAGCAACCGGACCCGCGCGTGATCGATCGCATGATCTACCGTGCCGACACGGAGTATTTCGACGGCCGCCGAAGCCACGTCTACGTCCTCGACGTCGCTTCGGCGCTCGACGGCGACCTCGCAACTGACCCCGAGAACGCCGCCGTGACCCGGCTCACGGAGGGAGACGCCGACTACGTCGCGCCCGCGTGGGGCGACAGCGAGACCGTCTACTACGCGAGCAAGGCCGGCGATCGACCCGACGACTCGATCACGTACGACCTCTACGCGCACGATCTGGCGAGCGGGACGGCCGAGCCGTTCACGCAGACGACGGGGGGACTCGGCCCCGGTTCGATCGACGCGACCGCGGACGATCGCGTGGCCTACCTGTACACGCCCGAAGAGAAGTTCACGCTCCGCCAGACCGAGATCGCCGTCTACGACCGCGAACGCGGCGAGGAAGTGATCCCCACCGAGCCGCTGGACAGGACGTTCGGCTACAAGGGCAGCTTCGAGTGGGGGCCCGACGAGGAACTGCTGTACTTCACCACGCCGGACGAGGGCTCGACCGTCGTTCACTCGGTCCCGGGCGACGCGAGCGACGAGCCGACGACGGTGTACGGCGACGGCGTCATCGTCGAGGATTTCTCCGTCGGTCGGAACGCGATCGCGTACGTCCAGAGCGAGTGGGACCACCCCGGCGACGTCTTCGTCACGACCCGCGGCGGTAACGAGGCCACCCGGTTGACCCGCATCAACGCCGACTACCTGAACGAGCGAGCGGTCGCCCAGCCCGAGGAGGTGTGGTTCGAGCGCGACGGAGCCGAGATCCAGGGCTGGCTCCTCAGACCGCCGGAGTTCGACCCCGACGAGCAGTATCCGCTCGTCGTCGAGATTCACGGCGGGCCGCACGTTCAGTGGTCGACCGCCGGGACGATGTGGCACGAGTTCCAGACCCTCGCCGCCCGGGGCTACGTCGTCTTCTGGTGCAATCCGCGGGGCTCGACCGGATACGGCGAGGACCACGCCATGGCGATCGAACGCGACTGGGGCGACGCCACGCTGGCCGACGTCCTCGCCGGCGTCGACGCCGTCTGCGAGCGGGACTACGTCGACGCGGACGAGCAGTTCGTCACCGGCGGCAGCTTCGGCGGCTTCATGACCGCGTGGGCGGTCACGCAGACCGATCGGTTCCGCGGGGCCGTCGCCCAGCGCGGCGTCTACGATCTCACGGGCTTTTACGGCTCGACGGACGCGTTCAAGCTCGTCGAGGGTGACTTCGGCGCGACGCCGTGGGAAGAGCCCCAGTTCCTCTGGGAGCGCTCGCCCGTCGCGCACGTCCCCCAGGTCGAAACGCCGACGCTCGTCGTCCACTCGGATCGGGACTACCGGACGCCGGCGAACACCGCCGAACTGTTCTACCTCGGATTGAAGAAACACGACGTCGAGACCCGCATGGTCCGGTATCCCCGCGAGGGCCACGAACTCTCACGGTCCGGCGAACCCGCCCACGTCGTCGATCGCATCGAGCGCATCGTCCGCTGGTTCGACGGCTACTCCGACTACCGCGACGTTCCGCCCGCACTCGAGCGCGACCGGGACGCCGGGCTCTCGAACGGGAGCGACGACGAGGACCGGGGCGACGACGACTCGTAACGTGACCGGTGCTCTCGACCGGCATCGGGCCCCCGATCGGGAGCGGTCGGATCGCGGCGTTCCCGATCGGTGACGGCGCCGGTCGACCGGAACCGAAGGGATCGCGTCGAGTGCAGGGACCACGTCTACGGACCCCCGACTCGTCGAATTCGTATGGACGAGAACGTTTGCGGTCTCGATCGAGCGCTTCGCGTCGTCGGCGGGATCGTACTCCTGCTGGTCGGCTACCGGAACCGGGAGCGGACGATCGGAACCCTCGCGTTCGTCGCGGGGAGTGACGTCGTCGCGACGGCGGTGATCCAGCGCTGTCCGGCGAACGCGCTCTTCGGGATCGACACCTGTTCGCACTCCTGATCGCGGCCCGTCTCCAGCATCCACACCGCAGAAACCGCGGCTCGACTCCAGCCCACGTCTATCCCACAGGGATCGCCGTCCGACTCCTGCCCCTGAGCGCCGCTCAGGTCGTCCGGAACGCCCGATCGCCGGCGTCGCCCAGGCCGGGCACGATGAAGCCGTCGTCGTCGAGGTGATCGTCGATCGAGACCGTCAGGAGGTCGGCCTGCGGGACGGCCTCGTCGACCCGGAGCAGCCCCTCCGGAGCCGAGACGGCCGAGAGCACGATCAGGTTCTCCGGTTCGGCAGCGGCGTCCTCGATGACGTGGTCGAGGACGGTACACATCGTACTCCCGGTCGCGAGCATCGGATCGGCGACGATCACCGTATCCTCCTCGTGGATCTCGGGCAGTTTCACGTAGTCGACCGTGATCGGGAAGGAGCCGTCCTCGTCGCGACCGGCTTCCTCGTCGCGGCTCGCACTGATGACGCCCTGTCTGGCGCGCGGGAACGCCTTCAGCAGCCCCTCGACGAACGGCGTCGCCGCGCGCAAGACGTTGATGATGACGACGTCGTCCAGTCCGCGGACCCGCTCGCCCATCGTCGGCTCCAGCGGCGTCTCGATCTCGACGTACTCCGTCTCCATCCGGCCGTCGATGATCTCGTAGCCGCAGATCCGTCCGAGTTTGACCAGGCCTTTCCGGAAACTGACCTGCTCTGTTTCGACGTCTCGGATCCGCGAGAGCGTATCCTTCGCCAGTGCGTGCGTGACGAGATAGGCGTTGTCCCGATCTTCGATCGTCATACCCGAATACGGATCCGCCGGGTAGTTCATGGTATCGGTCCGGCGCGAACGGCGATGCCGCGCTGGCAGACCGGCGACCTGGATCGAGATCCCCCGCAGTTACAGGCCGGCTTGCGGACCACCCCTCACCGATCGGA
The nucleotide sequence above comes from Halosolutus halophilus. Encoded proteins:
- a CDS encoding TAXI family TRAP transporter solute-binding subunit: MVRHIKRRQFVALSGAAGIAGLAGCIGEDAVEDGDENGDDEGANPDEGGQTLSWHAGGTGGTYYPLSGDFKSIVEENTPHGLQVQSTGASVANVGSLAREEADFALIQNDIAYFAVNGTGLEEFEGNAMENIRGVATLYPETIHVITQADSGIETVEDLEGASVNTGDLGSGTQVNALQILSTAGLEEGDFDEQNSDFATAADQIRDGDVDAAFVVGGWPVGSIEELATTSDISLVEVSGDLRESIKGDAEWFADDTIPSGTYGGVDEDVETVSVQAMIATHEGLDEGIVEEVTEAIFENTDDITQKADFIDAESAQDGMPIDLHPGADAYFN
- a CDS encoding S9 family peptidase; amino-acid sequence: MNRIEAADYHDIARVADPQLSPNDERVAFVRRASEDGDDEATIFVVPLGGDEPTQYTASEGVDSHPRWHPDGDWLAFVSTRGEDDDRQQLHLLPTDGGEARRVTSVVGGIGDLAWNPDGSRLLFTQAVTADDRNAGRDRAVDPDFEPEQPDPRVIDRMIYRADTEYFDGRRSHVYVLDVASALDGDLATDPENAAVTRLTEGDADYVAPAWGDSETVYYASKAGDRPDDSITYDLYAHDLASGTAEPFTQTTGGLGPGSIDATADDRVAYLYTPEEKFTLRQTEIAVYDRERGEEVIPTEPLDRTFGYKGSFEWGPDEELLYFTTPDEGSTVVHSVPGDASDEPTTVYGDGVIVEDFSVGRNAIAYVQSEWDHPGDVFVTTRGGNEATRLTRINADYLNERAVAQPEEVWFERDGAEIQGWLLRPPEFDPDEQYPLVVEIHGGPHVQWSTAGTMWHEFQTLAARGYVVFWCNPRGSTGYGEDHAMAIERDWGDATLADVLAGVDAVCERDYVDADEQFVTGGSFGGFMTAWAVTQTDRFRGAVAQRGVYDLTGFYGSTDAFKLVEGDFGATPWEEPQFLWERSPVAHVPQVETPTLVVHSDRDYRTPANTAELFYLGLKKHDVETRMVRYPREGHELSRSGEPAHVVDRIERIVRWFDGYSDYRDVPPALERDRDAGLSNGSDDEDRGDDDS
- a CDS encoding YgaP family membrane protein produces the protein MDENVCGLDRALRVVGGIVLLLVGYRNRERTIGTLAFVAGSDVVATAVIQRCPANALFGIDTCSHS
- a CDS encoding DUF1850 domain-containing protein, with the translated sequence MSRPSRRQFVVAVLALLVATAATAAAVATVSADRTLVVADAESGDRLLERPVEDGTEVTLSYTHSVEKTTVEDVYVVDGTELRMDRMVFHSHGAGLPSDAPIEHTDEGFVLPLNESYAEVPVAPRPIPGHELVVGDDRYDLVALSDGSVIISVTERGPTDRLSDLLSIDHRSEPVLTTDSTVIHS
- the upp gene encoding uracil phosphoribosyltransferase, which produces MTIEDRDNAYLVTHALAKDTLSRIRDVETEQVSFRKGLVKLGRICGYEIIDGRMETEYVEIETPLEPTMGERVRGLDDVVIINVLRAATPFVEGLLKAFPRARQGVISASRDEEAGRDEDGSFPITVDYVKLPEIHEEDTVIVADPMLATGSTMCTVLDHVIEDAAAEPENLIVLSAVSAPEGLLRVDEAVPQADLLTVSIDDHLDDDGFIVPGLGDAGDRAFRTT